GTCGGGCGAAAACCTGGTGGTCAGCGTCAAGGACGAGAAGATTGCTGCCGCCCGCCTGCCGGAGACCTCGCAGGTGGTGCTGATGGGCAGCGTCTATGTCACCACGCCGTGCCTGCAGGAGCTGATGTGGCGGGGAATTCCGGTTACCTGGCACAGCCACGGAGGCTGGTTCTACGGCCACACGATCGGCAATGGCCACAAGAACGTGGAGCTGCGTACCGCGCAGTATCGGGCCAGTTTCGACGAGGAGGTGTGCCTGCGGTTCGCCAAGGACTTGGTGCGAGCCAAGATCCTCAACTCTCGCACCCTGCTGCGGCGCAATTGGAAGGGTCCCGAAAGCAGCCACGACGTGATGATCGAGCTCCGGGACGACAGCAGGCGGGCCGCTCGGTGCCGGTCACTGTCGGTGCTGCTCGGCGTAGAGGGCACCGCCGCCGCGCGCTACTTCCGCGTGTTCCGGGCCATGATCAGCGAGGGGATGCGTGAAGGACAGGGTGCGTTCGATTTCGAAAAGCGCAACCGGCGCCCGCCCACCGACCCGGTCAACGCGCTCCTGTCGTTCGCGTACTCGTTGCTCGTCCGTGCGTGGACGGTGACGCTCATGGCGGTCGGATTCGATCCGTTTCGCGGTCTCTATCATCAGCCGCGCTACGGCCGGCCAGCCCTCGCACTGGACCTCATGGAACCGTTCCGGCCTCTGCTCGCCGACTCGGTAGTGGTACAGGTAATCAACAACGGCGAAGTGAAGGGGTCCGACTTCAGGGCGGCCGCCGGCGCCGTGGCGCTGTCGCCGGATGGCAGGCGGCACCTGATCGCGGCCTTCGAACGCCGTCTGGGCCACGAAATCGTCCATCCGCTGTTCGGGTACCGGGTCAGCTACCGCCGGCTCATGGAGATGCAGGCCCGCCTGCTGGGCCGCTTCCTGCTCGGCGAGATCCCCGCGTATCCAAACTTCACAACACGGTAGCCGATGGAAGAGCACCTATTCATCGTCGCTTATGACATCGCCGATCCGCGCCGCTGGAGAAAGGTCTTCAAGCTGATGAACGGCTACGGCGCTTGGGTCCAGCTTTCCGTATTCCAGTGTCGGATGAACCGCCGCCGCCAAGCCGAACTGGTTGCCAAACTCGACGGTCTGATAGACCATAGGGAGGATCACGTGGTGCTTGTCGACGTCGGTGTCGCCGACACCACGGAGCCGCGGGTGACCAGTCTGGGCAAGCCCTTTCACCCGCTGACGCGGGAGCCCGTCATCGTATGACGGTCTCGCCGCTGCCGACCGAGCGCTCCGGTGGTGTACGCACCCCCGACGGCCGCTCGCAAGTCGCAAGGTCTTTGACATACAT
This window of the Spirochaetaceae bacterium genome carries:
- the cas1 gene encoding CRISPR-associated endonuclease Cas1 codes for the protein MTAPRQGELAFPRPGDEPPLVPARMVNEYAYCPRLAYLEWVQGEWADSADTVEGSHAHRRVDRRGGSLPAAISAGEHEKLHARSITLSSERLGLISRMDLIEVEEGRVVPVDYKRGKRPHVKGGAYEPERVQLCVQGLILRDHGYRCDEGILYFVAGRERVRVPFDDELVSATEQAVAGLRRVASEGVIPPPLEDSPKCPRCSLVNICLPDEINHLRLLSRPDLAPRPIAVPVTDALPLYVQARGAKVAKSGENLVVSVKDEKIAAARLPETSQVVLMGSVYVTTPCLQELMWRGIPVTWHSHGGWFYGHTIGNGHKNVELRTAQYRASFDEEVCLRFAKDLVRAKILNSRTLLRRNWKGPESSHDVMIELRDDSRRAARCRSLSVLLGVEGTAAARYFRVFRAMISEGMREGQGAFDFEKRNRRPPTDPVNALLSFAYSLLVRAWTVTLMAVGFDPFRGLYHQPRYGRPALALDLMEPFRPLLADSVVVQVINNGEVKGSDFRAAAGAVALSPDGRRHLIAAFERRLGHEIVHPLFGYRVSYRRLMEMQARLLGRFLLGEIPAYPNFTTR
- the cas2 gene encoding CRISPR-associated endonuclease Cas2 yields the protein MEEHLFIVAYDIADPRRWRKVFKLMNGYGAWVQLSVFQCRMNRRRQAELVAKLDGLIDHREDHVVLVDVGVADTTEPRVTSLGKPFHPLTREPVIV